A stretch of Vigna angularis cultivar LongXiaoDou No.4 chromosome 4, ASM1680809v1, whole genome shotgun sequence DNA encodes these proteins:
- the LOC108331490 gene encoding COBRA-like protein 4, whose protein sequence is MESDSGKQQQKDTFGCFKLVALIALCFVLVSPAESFDPLDPTGNVTIRWDIMSWTSDGYLATVTLFNFQLYRNIMNPGWTLGWTWAKKEIIWAMMGAQATEQGNCAKFKLKIPHSCKRDPQVVDLLPGAPFNMQFTNCCRGGVLTSWGQNPSGAVSSFQIGVGLSGTSNKTVKLPKNFKLLGPGPGYSCGPAKVVPSTAILTDDRRRKMQALMSWNVTCTYSQFLASKNPSCCVSLSSFYSDKITGCPPCACGCQNNDTCVTRDSKILQENVTSTHRKSDITPKPLLQCTHHLCHVRVHWHLKDNYQDYWRVKIAIINFNYRLNFTDWSLVVQHPNLNNVTQVYSFEYMPLLPYESINDTGMFYGLKYYNDLLMEAGPKGNVQSEVLMKKDKNTFTLKQGWAFPRRVYFNGDECMLPPPDSYPMLPNSAHKPPTTITFIATYVVFTLFFHLIVTHF, encoded by the exons ATGGAATCTGACAGTGGTAAACAGCAGCAAAAGGACACATTTGGATGCTTCAAGTTGGTTGCCTTAATTGCTCTATGCTTTGTTTTAGTTTCTCCAGCAG AATCATTTGATCCATTGGATCCAACTGGGAATGTGACAATAAGATGGGATATCATGTCCTGGACATCAGATGGATATTTG GCTACTGTGACATTGTTTAACTTCCAATTGTACCGCAATATTATGAATCCTGGGTGGACTCTGGGGTGGACATGGGCAAAGAAAGAAATAATCTGGGCCATGATGGGGGCTCAAGCCACAGAGCAAGGAAACTGTGCCAAGTTCAAGTTGAAGATTCCTCATAGCTGCAAGAGGGACCCTCAAGTGGTTGACTTGCTACCTGGAGCTCCTTTCAACATGCAGTTCACCAATTGCTGCAGGGGTGGTGTGCTTACATCTTGGGGACAGAACCCTTCAGGTGCAGTATCTTCATTTCAGATAGGTGTGGGGCTCTCTGGCACCTCCAACAAGACAGTCAAATTGCCTAAGAACTTCAAATTGTTGGGACCTGGACCAGGATATTCTTGTGGCCCTGCTAAGGTTGTTCCATCCACTGCAATCCTCACAGATGATCGAAGGCGAAAAATGCAGGCATTGA TGTCTTGGAATGTGACGTGCACTTATTCACAGTTTCTTGCCTCCAAGAACCCAAGCTGTTGTGTTTCTTTGTCATCTTTCTACAGTGACAAAATCACAGGTTGTCCACCTTGTGCTTGTGGGTGCCAGAATAACGATACCTGTGTCAC GAGAGACTCAAAGATCCTGCAAGAGAATGTCACCTCAACTCATCGAAAATCAGACATCACACCAAAACCATTGTTACAATGCACACACCACCTATGTCATGTCCGGGTGCACTGGCATTTGAAAGACAACTATCAGGACTATTGGCGTGTCAAGATTGCCATTATCAACTTCAACTATCGATTGAATTTCACCGATTGGTCTCTTGTTGTGCAGCACCCCAATCTCAATAATGTAACCCAAGTCTATAGCTTTGAATACATGCCACTCCTTCCCTATGAATCCATAA ATGACACAGGCATGTTCTATGGTTTGAAATATTACAATGATCTGTTGATGGAAGCTGGGCCTAAAGGGAATGTTCAGTCTGAGGTGCTCATGAAGAAGGATAAGAACACATTTACTCTCAAGCAGGGTTGGGCATTTCCTAGAAGGGTCTACTTTAATGGTGATGAATGCATGCTGCCACCTCCTGATTCATATCCTATGTTGCCAAACTCTGCCCACAAACCACCAACAACTATTACATTCATTGCAACCTATGTGgttttcacattattttttcatttgattgtaACACATTTTTGA